TCAACTGTGAAATATACCCATAGAGCCGAATATAACTCTGCAAAGTAGAACGAAACGCCTCTCTATCATCTGTTTCAAGTGCTGCCCATCGCTCAACAACACCATCAAGGACACCTTGCAGAAGTTCGTCAGGCTGATAAGGGTCATAAAAGATACGACAGAATTGATCGATGGTACCTTCATCATAGAGGTCAAAACTCTCCAACTGACGCTGTAGGTCATACAACCGATTCGGGTCAGTCTCCTCCGCGAGCATCGTGGTCTGATAGTACTCCTGAAAAGCTTCCTGTATCTGCTCCGGTTCATTCACAAAGTCAAGCACTAGCGTGTCCGTCTTACCAGTGGCGACGCGGTTCAGACGGCTCAAGGTCTGGACACACTGCAGCCCGTCCAACCGTTTATCGACGTACATCGTCTGTAGCAGCGGTTCATCGAAACCCGTTTGGAACTTGCTCGCGACAATCAGAATCCGATACTCAGGACTCTTGAAACTGTCCGCAATCGAAGTGCTTGGTGGCAACGCATTCATCCCGTTTTCTGTGTAATCCTGCCCCTTGTCGGTGTCGTGCACCGTGTCGCTGAACGCTACCAGACACCCGTAGGGGAGACCCATTTCTTTCATCTGTTTATCAAATTCCAACTTGTATTTGACGCAGTGCAGTCGGGACGGCGTAACCAACATCGCCCGCCCCTTCCCTTCGATCGTCTTTGCAGTGTGTTCAGTGAAGTGTTCCAGCATAATCTTGGTCTTGGTCTCAATGCTATGGGGTTGCAAATCAACGTAATTGGTCAATGTCCGCAACGTCCGCGCTTTCTCGTACTCTCTATCCTCCGGCACACTCTTAACCAGTTGGAAGTACCTCTTAAAGGTGGTGTAGTTCTGCAGCACGTCCAGTGTAAAGCCCTCGCTGATACTCTGGCGCATCGAATAGACATGGAACGGGATAAATTTTCCGTCTTCATCCTTCCGTCCAAAGAGTTCTAAGGTCTTGTTTTTCGGTGTGCCGCTGAAACCGAAATAGGAGATATGCTCCTGCATTCTGCGTTGTTCCATCACCTCAAGGATTTTAGCGTCTATATCTGATACTTCTTCGGCATCATCTTCCGGTACGCCCAGATCAATCCCTTGCGAGAGCGAAAGCCTGAGGTTCCTTGCAGATTCACCACTCTGCGAGGAGTGCGCTTCGTCAATAATCACGGCGAAGGTCTTGCTTCTGAGTTTGCCAATTTCCTCGGCAATCACGCTGAACTTCTGAATCGTCGAGATGATAATATCTTTGCCGGATTCGAGGAAACCTCTGAGTTGTGCTGAGGTCTGATCAACGGCATGCACCACACCGTCGACCTGCTCCACCTGTTTGATTGTGTCCTGCAGCTGCTTGTCAAGCACACGCCGATCCGTCACAACGATGATGGAGTCGAATATCCGATTTGTAGTGTCCGAAGTGCTGAACAGATGCGTCAGCAGGTGCGCCAACCACGCGATAGAGTTCGATTTGCCGCTCCCAGTTGTGTGTTGGATGAGGTAGTTATGCCCAACCCCCTCTGTCACGATAGCCGCCCGCAATTGACGAATCACATCCAGCTGATGGTATCGCGGGAAAACAAGCACACGGTGCCTCTCATCTCTCACCATCTTAGTTTTGGTATCGTAGACCTTCTCTGTAGTCTCCTGCTCATGGATAAAGTTGTTGATCAGTTCAATCAGGTTATCGGGCTGCAGGATGTCCTCCCAAAGATAGGCGGTCTTGTGTCCTTTTGGATTTACGGGGTTTTCAATGTCCTTGTTGAAGGGAAAAAAACGTGTCTTGCCACCCTGCAAGTGCGTTGTCATCGAAACCTTCTCGTTGCCCACCGCAAAGTGCACCAGACACCGCTTGAATCGGAACAACGGCTCCCTCGCATCCCGAGCTGTTCGGTACTGTTTCTCCGCATCTGTGAAAACCTGACCGGTGAGGCTGTTTTTCAGTTCCATTGTCACCAACGGTAACCCATTGAGAAACAAGGTCATATCCAGCGATTTCTCGTTCTTCTCCGAATACTTTAACTGTCGAATGAGGGAGAATCGGTTCTGCGCGTAGAGTTCTTGATGGTCGGGGTTCATGCCACTTGAGGGCAGGAAGTAGATCAGCTTAAAATGACAACCTCTATCCCTAACTCCTTTCCGAAGCACATCCAATACCCCGCGATTTTTAATCTCCCTGCTGACACGATCAAGGAGTTTATCTGGTGTATCCGCGTCGTATTGGCGTTCCAGTTTCTGATACTCCATCAGTTGCGTCATCTGAATAAACCGCAGTGTCTCACTGGATATTAGGCAGCGGGATTTATTGTAATGGAAAGATTTTAATGACTGGTAGCCCGACCGATTCAGGTGCGCTTCAATGTGGTCCTCAAAATTTTGTTCTGTATACGTCGGCACGGTCTAAACCCCGTTAAGCAGATAAAGGTTGCTGCTGCATCATCGGTATCATATAACTGTAGCATAGGCTGTTAGCCTGTGGCACATATCCCCTATAGCATAGGGGACCGTTGGTTTCCTGTGCAAAGGGATACGTCGTCGGTGCTACATCATCAGTATCACGTAACTCTGAATCGTCCATTTCAGGGAGAGTTTAAAGAGAAATGCGTATCTATTTCATCTAAACTTTGCGCGGTCATCGCTTGCTCTAAAAGCGTATCAAGGAGCGATAGGTTGTGGATATTGCTGATTTCACGTGAAAGCACTTCAGGCACGCTCTGAAATCGGAGCTGCAGGAGTTTGAGTACCGCGTCCCGTTTACCTTCCACTTTACCTTGTTCTATGCCTTCTGCTTTGCCTTGTTCTATGAGAAACTCAGCCGTTGTTTGTGCCATCGTTTCTAACTCCTTATCGTCTTGAAAAGTATAGCATAGAAACACCGAAAAATCAACGCTATATGTAGCGCACGCCAGGACTATTTAGTTTTCGGTTTTTTCGTCCAATTTTAGGTCCTCCAGGCCCGGTAGGTGCGGTTTGGAACCGCACCGGGACTAAAAAGGAAAAATCAGACATCTATGAAATCCAATAATTTATCTAAAACTGAATGCCCTGTATCGCACGCCAGGGTCATTTAGTTCTTAAGAGCAGCGAAGAGGCAAAAACCAAGCGGTGGCTGCGCTCCATCCCCCTTCGCGCTTTAGTCCCGTAGGGACGCTATCTATGTAGAAAAATGACACCCACCAGACCTAAGCCCCGTAGGGGCGGCATTGAAACCTCCTCGGAAGTTCCAGTCCCTTTAAAACTAAATAATCCTATATCACACGCCAACTCAGAAAATAAAAAGATAGGATCTACACATCATTTCGGACATCTATTTTGCCGGTCACTGCTTCGGAAATGAGGGATTGACGGTATTCCTTGAGGAGTTCAATCTTTCGCTGCTCTGCGGATACCAGTTCGTCAATCTGTCCGGTTTTGCGGTCAAGGAATTTGACGATTTGTTTCTGTTCTTGGCGCAGAGGAATAGGAAGCTGAAAATTTGAATACTTTTCGCCATTGACATTCTGGATTGTTGAGATGATTATCTGTTGTTCAAGCCAATTTCTATAAAAATGTGATAGTGTTACATAGTAGATAAATTTCGATGTCCAGTAATCATTAAAGTTAAATCTAACGAGATAGCCCGCACTGGTATATTTTCCTGTTTGAAGGTGCAAATAAGATTTTCCTACTGTTGCGCCACTACGAGAGAAAAGCAAATCATAACTATTAAGCATCTGTTCTTGAGGGACACAATCTTCAGGTAGATAAACTCCTTTCTGTGCGAGACTTCCTCCTTCACCAATATCAGTAATTCTGATTAATCTGATCCCCTCTGTGGTATATCTATCTGCCTCAATATTAAGACCATAAGTCACCGGAATTTTGGAAATATACTTCAATCTTGTAAGAGTCCAATGCTTCGGTATCTCCCCAATCCACTCCACGCCCGACGGTTTCATCTCCACATTCGGGTCAAGCCCCTTCGTCACTGCCTGATTTATCAGTACGGTGCGTTGTTCCTGCAGCAGTTCTATCCGTCGTTCTTTGATGCGGATGAGCTCGTCAATCTGTCCCGTCTTCCGGTCGAGAAAGTTAGCGATTTGGGTTTGTTCTGACAAAGACGGATAGAGAACAACAATATCCTTGAAATCCTCAAATCGTAGTTCCCATTGGCCTATTCTCACCCCATAGGATAATCTGTTAAACTCCTGAATGTAAGGCTGAGACCTAAGCAAATAATGGAAATATTTCCCATGAAAATGTCTCTTAGGCTTACAGACAGTATAAGCCGGACTGACAATTCCTCTATATTCCGAAACTCCTAAAGAACCTTGCCAACACTTCATTTTGTTAAACACAAAATCCCCGGGCTCAACGAGTTTATAGTTTGATGTGTCCTCTGATACTCTGTTGTAATTATCATCTCTGCTGTCTCGCTTAATGACTCCATAATCTCTGTAAACAGATAAATTGATTTCCCCAGATGTATTTTTTATATGTTTAAGTTCAAACAGATGAGTACATCTTATCATATTCCAACCCTTCGGTACCTCTTCAATCCACTCCACACCACTCTCTTTATATTCAGGGTAACGATTCATAATTCCAATACCTTTTTGTCTGAATCGCGGATTTCGCGGATTACACGGATGACGCGGATTTTATAATAGAATCCGAAAATATGTTTACAGTTCGTCACGGAACAAACCCTCACTACTGCTGGCGAGGATTGTATCCTCGCCTTTGTGTTGGTGTATAAATAATTACGAGATTTACTATAAGATGTCCTCGTGTCAAATCATTGGCTCTAGCGGGGTTGAAACCCCTCCTAATCCTCAAGGAGGAAGAGGTGTCCAACGACAAGTTTTGGCTTTTTCATTTCGGGCCCCTGTCGTAAGGATTATGTTAATGAAGTCTTCATTAGACTTTACTAAAGTTTGGACAATTTTTAAATACTAAACAGGTTTCCGCCCCTACGGGGCTTAGCTGCGCGGGGGACAACGTTTCTATTCTCACTGCGAAGCAATGTCGCCCCGCTCGGGCTGCGCTTCCTTCTGCTTAGAATCTTTTTCCGTCAGTTATCGGTGTGTGCAAAACTCATAGGAAAATAGAGAACGCTTTGAAAACACAACACGCACGCGACACGGATTGTCCAAACTTTAGTAAATTATAAGACTACATCTAACTAATATTATACAATATTTTTAGGGAAAAGCAAGAAAATTCTGTGCTGTGTGCGATTTTTAGGAGGTCTCCGTTCCACCAAAGGGAAACACCCAAGCAAAAACACCTACAGGAACTCCAAAGCACTTTGTAGCCTCCGCTGTTAGGTTGTGCATAGGTCTTTTGCCCCATAATCTCATCTTCCCTCGCCTCTGCTATGAAATATGTATCCGAGCGGTCTTGGGAAAAGTCGCGTCAATCGCAAAGTGTTAGATAAAGTCATTATTATTTTGTTATTTATGTCAAAAAATATGACCTAATACAACATTTGAATAAACCTTTATAATAATTGACTTTATCGCACTTTTAATTTGATTAATACCGAGATCTGTGATACCATATACATTAACAAATGTGAAAATATGAAACTTCTGACACGACGATTCCCTAAAACTTCACAAAGCCGACAACCATGCCAAACGGACACATTGAAGTCAACATCAACAAAGCGATTTCCACCTCGACTGGAGCAGGTATCTCCGAAGACCCAGCTCCGCGTCGCACCGTCGCGTCATCTGTAGAGACTACTAACAAGCAGTTAGGCTGCCCCCCCCCCCCCACTTTACAAATATAAAGTATTATTCTTCAGAATACGGTATCAGCAGTTATCGTTGTTCGCGATGCTTCGCGCCCGCGCCGCCTCCGTCTCG
This genomic window from Candidatus Poribacteria bacterium contains:
- a CDS encoding restriction endonuclease subunit S → MNRYPEYKESGVEWIEEVPKGWNMIRCTHLFELKHIKNTSGEINLSVYRDYGVIKRDSRDDNYNRVSEDTSNYKLVEPGDFVFNKMKCWQGSLGVSEYRGIVSPAYTVCKPKRHFHGKYFHYLLRSQPYIQEFNRLSYGVRIGQWELRFEDFKDIVVLYPSLSEQTQIANFLDRKTGQIDELIRIKERRIELLQEQRTVLINQAVTKGLDPNVEMKPSGVEWIGEIPKHWTLTRLKYISKIPVTYGLNIEADRYTTEGIRLIRITDIGEGGSLAQKGVYLPEDCVPQEQMLNSYDLLFSRSGATVGKSYLHLQTGKYTSAGYLVRFNFNDYWTSKFIYYVTLSHFYRNWLEQQIIISTIQNVNGEKYSNFQLPIPLRQEQKQIVKFLDRKTGQIDELVSAEQRKIELLKEYRQSLISEAVTGKIDVRNDV
- a CDS encoding type I restriction endonuclease gives rise to the protein MPTYTEQNFEDHIEAHLNRSGYQSLKSFHYNKSRCLISSETLRFIQMTQLMEYQKLERQYDADTPDKLLDRVSREIKNRGVLDVLRKGVRDRGCHFKLIYFLPSSGMNPDHQELYAQNRFSLIRQLKYSEKNEKSLDMTLFLNGLPLVTMELKNSLTGQVFTDAEKQYRTARDAREPLFRFKRCLVHFAVGNEKVSMTTHLQGGKTRFFPFNKDIENPVNPKGHKTAYLWEDILQPDNLIELINNFIHEQETTEKVYDTKTKMVRDERHRVLVFPRYHQLDVIRQLRAAIVTEGVGHNYLIQHTTGSGKSNSIAWLAHLLTHLFSTSDTTNRIFDSIIVVTDRRVLDKQLQDTIKQVEQVDGVVHAVDQTSAQLRGFLESGKDIIISTIQKFSVIAEEIGKLRSKTFAVIIDEAHSSQSGESARNLRLSLSQGIDLGVPEDDAEEVSDIDAKILEVMEQRRMQEHISYFGFSGTPKNKTLELFGRKDEDGKFIPFHVYSMRQSISEGFTLDVLQNYTTFKRYFQLVKSVPEDREYEKARTLRTLTNYVDLQPHSIETKTKIMLEHFTEHTAKTIEGKGRAMLVTPSRLHCVKYKLEFDKQMKEMGLPYGCLVAFSDTVHDTDKGQDYTENGMNALPPSTSIADSFKSPEYRILIVASKFQTGFDEPLLQTMYVDKRLDGLQCVQTLSRLNRVATGKTDTLVLDFVNEPEQIQEAFQEYYQTTMLAEETDPNRLYDLQRQLESFDLYDEGTIDQFCRIFYDPYQPDELLQGVLDGVVERWAALETDDREAFRSTLQSYIRLYGYISQLMTFTDVALEKLYIFGRSLNKKLPKRDHPDLGDVLASVDLDSFRVQRTYEELQLSLEAEDSEVEGIGSDVRPIREPEQDFLSNILENLNSAHQTDFTVEDKVDIETIHQKMHENEELRQVIAGDNTETNKEYKFNQVFDEILLSFVNSRLDLFTKLSQPEINKDLKRQLYQAYLEQSSSSVEAASASRSS